The window AGGTCGAGCCTCTTGGCGCGAATCGATCTTCCTGCCCTGCCGCGTGTCCGGCGGCCGGCCGAACACGCGCCCTGGCGACCTTGGAAGAGGTTCGCTCATCCAAGGCCAAATCTACTGTGACAAAGGCCGCCGCCTCCGACGAGCCAAATGGCCCATTCTCGGCGGCGGCCTTTGTCACTCCCCTCTTGTTCACGAAATTGGACATACAAGACGCGGAGGACGCGGAGAAGAGAAGAGAATGGGTTCCACTCCGCTGGAGGGGCACGCTCCGTCGTGACCGGGGGACGCCCACCGCCAAACAGCGCCGGGCAATGCACCCCTGGCGTGCAATCCTGAATTGCGGATGTGAAATCTGAGATCGGCTGGCCGAGGCGCCGCTCACACATGGCCACTATCCGGATCGTATCCGGGCATTCCGTAGGCAAGTGCAGGAGGAGATCCACGGATTGCACGGACTTCACAGAGTGAAGGCACAGAAACTTGATGATTTCGCGAGAGCTCAGATGGCCGTGCCCGCTTGGCAATTGCATTGCCCCCTACCCTGAATCCGTCAGGTTTTTCGCTTGTCAATATTGCACGGATGCGCTCAGAAAGGGGTATAAAATACGACAGTACAACGAGTTACGATGTCATTGTCTGCGGTGCCGGACACGCGGGCTGCGAAGCGGCATTGGCCGCCGCCCGCATGGGTGCCCCTACCCTGCTTCTCACCGGCAACCTGGACACCATTGCGCAGATGAGCTGTAATCCGGCCATCGGCGGACAGGCTAAGGGCCAGATTGTTCGCGAGATAGATGCCTTGGGCGGAGAGATGGCCATCAATACGGATTGCACCGCCATCCAATTCAGGCTTCTGAATGAGTCCAAGGGACTTGCGGTGCAATCACCCCGTGCCCAATGCGACAAGAAGGCTTATCAGTTTCGCCTGAAACACACCTTGGAGCTGCAGCCGAACCTGCGCATATTTCAAGCGACGGTGACTGGGTTGATCTATGAAGGCTCACGCGTCGTCGGAGTTCGAACAAACCTGGATCTCGAATTTAGGTCCAAAATGGTGATTGTGACAACGGGTACATTCCTTCGAGGATTGATGCATATCGGCCAGAACAAGAATGAAGGTGGCCGCCTTGGCGATTTTAGCTCGAAAACGCTTTCGGCGAGTTTTCTTGAGGCGGGTATTGAATTGCGCAGATTGAAGACCGGGACGCCACCGAGGTTGCTGGGACGCAGCCTTGATTTTTCGAAGATGGCTGAGCAGAAAGGTGACTCGGATGTAACGCTCTTCGCATTTCACGACACGCGAGACGCTGAACCAATGTTCCACGTGGAACAATCCGGAGAAGCGCGCTTGGGCTGGGCTCCGGGCTCGAATCAGGTGTCCTGCTGGATGACGCACACGACTGAAAGAACCGCTGAATTGGTCCGGGGTAATCTCCATCGGTCGGCCATGTATTCCGGAGAAATCGAAGGCATTGGCCCGCGTTATTGTCCAAGCATTGAAGACAAGTTCGTGCGATTTGCGGATAAGCCTCGCCATCTGCTTTTCCTCGAGCCTGAGGGTCGATCAACGAATGAATACTACGTGAATGGCCTGTCGACATCGTTGCCGTTCGAGATTCAGCAAGAGGTGGTTCACAGCGTGCCTGGACTGGAGAACGCAGAGATCCTGCGGCCAGCCTATGCAGTCGAATACGATTTTGCTCCACCCACGCAGCTATTCCCGTCACTGGAATCAAAGAAGGTCGAAAACCTGTTTTTCGCCGGACAAATTAATGGGACTTCGGGTTATGAAGAGGCTGCATGCCAGGGGCTTCTGGCCGGGGTTAATGCGGTCAACAAGGTGAGGGGAGCGCCTCCATTGATTGTTGGCCGGCATGAAGGCTATATCGGAGTTTTGGTTGACGATTTGGTAACGAAGGGCACGGACGAGCCGTATCGTATGTTCACAAGCCGAGCCGAATATCGCTTGCTCTTTAATCACGGCAGCGCCGAGTTGCGCCTCGCACATCACGCAAGTCAATTCGGCCTGATCTCCGAGAGCCGGCGGAACCGAATTGCAGCCAAAGCGGAGCAGGTTTCCAAGTGGCGAAAATTCTTTGAGGAAACACGTCCGGAAGGCGGGCAGGGGACATGGGGCGATGCGATCCGTCGTGCTACGACCGGCTCTGGACCGAGTATTTCATATCC of the Opitutaceae bacterium genome contains:
- the mnmG gene encoding tRNA uridine-5-carboxymethylaminomethyl(34) synthesis enzyme MnmG, which codes for MKYDSTTSYDVIVCGAGHAGCEAALAAARMGAPTLLLTGNLDTIAQMSCNPAIGGQAKGQIVREIDALGGEMAINTDCTAIQFRLLNESKGLAVQSPRAQCDKKAYQFRLKHTLELQPNLRIFQATVTGLIYEGSRVVGVRTNLDLEFRSKMVIVTTGTFLRGLMHIGQNKNEGGRLGDFSSKTLSASFLEAGIELRRLKTGTPPRLLGRSLDFSKMAEQKGDSDVTLFAFHDTRDAEPMFHVEQSGEARLGWAPGSNQVSCWMTHTTERTAELVRGNLHRSAMYSGEIEGIGPRYCPSIEDKFVRFADKPRHLLFLEPEGRSTNEYYVNGLSTSLPFEIQQEVVHSVPGLENAEILRPAYAVEYDFAPPTQLFPSLESKKVENLFFAGQINGTSGYEEAACQGLLAGVNAVNKVRGAPPLIVGRHEGYIGVLVDDLVTKGTDEPYRMFTSRAEYRLLFNHGSAELRLAHHASQFGLISESRRNRIAAKAEQVSKWRKFFEETRPEGGQGTWGDAIRRATTGSGPSISYPSGFRGLTKEVQEEVLYRVSYAGYLAREERQISKLAQIERIRIPESLNYIEIRGLRRESAIKLDAIKPRTLGQASRISGVNPSDISLLMIALKS